The Bacteroidota bacterium genomic sequence AAGCCTGGTTGTTTCAATCCAGGTGCCCGGTTTTTCATCATCTGCATAAACGTATACTGAACCGGGAAAATTTGTATTTCGGGCTTCGCCTACAAAAATGGTATTTTCTCCCAATGCCATGGCGCCTCCAAATCCCTGGGCCATTGCGGGAGTTGCTTGAAAAAGGAGCAACAGCACAAAGCTGTAAGCAACGCGGATCGTTTTCATTGGTCGTAATGATTAGCTGGTGAGGTGAAGGTAAGCGTTATATATAGGGAATTGTCCCGAACAATAAAACCAGCGTACCCGTAGATGCATGACGCATCTCTCAATATTGAAAAGATTTAACATATTATGGCTAGCACACCCGAAGACATGGCGCAGACCATGATCAACAACCTTGAAGCAAAAACAGGTAAGGACCTGGGCGCATGGATTCAGATCGTGAAGGAGAGTGGGCTTGAGAAGCATGGGCAGATAATTAAGTTGTTGAAGACGGAGCATGGAATTACGCATGGATTTGCAAACTTGATTGCTCACAAGGCAAGAGCAGCCGGCGAGCCTGTGCCAGCAGCGACAGATCTCGTTGCCGCCCAGTATGCGGGTGCCAAAGCTGAGCTAAAACCCATCTATGATCAGCTCATCAAGATCATTGAAGCTTTTGGCGATGATGTGACCATAGCGCCTAAGAAAAGCTATGTCAGCCTCCGGCGGAGTAAGCAGTTTGGGCTGATCCAGCCTTCGACAAAAACACGCGTTGACGTGGGAATAAATTTGAAAGGTGTAGCACCAACAGACCGACTTGAGGCATCCGGCAGCTTTAATGGCATGGTCTCGCACCGTGTTCGGGTTACGGATGCTACGCAGGTGGATGATACACTGGCTGGGTGGTTGCGCGATGCCTACGATGCTGCCTGACCGCATCTTTTGATGGGATCCTCCCGTAATTAGTATTAAAGAATTAATTTTACACGACGGGGTATCCCATGCATTATCAGAAAACTTCCTGGTTTACATCGATTGGTTCATGTTTGCTCTTGCTTTTGTTTGTGCTCGCAGGTTGTGCATCGCCGGCAAATGAGACTGCTGCAGAACTGCAAGAAGAAGCGCTGCACGCTGAGCCGCCCGGAGAAGTAGAGCCGGCAGGCGAAGTAGAGCCGGTGGGAGAGGTTGAGCCTGCTGGAGAAGTAGAGCCGATTGGAGAGGTTGAGCCGGTTGGGGAAGTAGAGCCCGCCGATGAAGTAGGGCATTAATCCGCCGGGAAGGCTTAAAATTAAAAGAGGTATGGCAACCAGATTGCCATACCTCTTTTTGCTTGTAGCAAGTCTGTTAGTGCGCCAAACCCAAATTAATTACGGCTTGGGAATACCCCGACGAGGGCAACGCAGCTTGTCATGGCCAGGTAAGGCATACGGTTTTCGTGCGCCTGGTTGCCGCCTACGTTATGGGTGGTAACTGCAAGGCCATTCACATCGATGCTACTGATGGCGAGGTTGTCCAGGGAGACGGTTACGGTTGGTGCAGAGATGGT encodes the following:
- a CDS encoding DUF4287 domain-containing protein; protein product: MASTPEDMAQTMINNLEAKTGKDLGAWIQIVKESGLEKHGQIIKLLKTEHGITHGFANLIAHKARAAGEPVPAATDLVAAQYAGAKAELKPIYDQLIKIIEAFGDDVTIAPKKSYVSLRRSKQFGLIQPSTKTRVDVGINLKGVAPTDRLEASGSFNGMVSHRVRVTDATQVDDTLAGWLRDAYDAA